The Methanocella arvoryzae MRE50 DNA window CCGCCAGGGATGCTGACATTGTCCAGTCGATTAAAGCCCTCGATACGATCCACGACGCCTATAACGAAGTATCGGAGCGGCTGACCGAGTGGTATGGTATTCATTACCCTGACAGGAAAGCCAGGCCGCAGGAGATTATCACCTCGATTCTTAGTCTCGCCCCGGGCGAGGTACCTCCGGGAGCTCCGCTGACGGCCGGGGATATAGCTGCGATGCAGGGATTTGCAAAAGTCGCGCAAGCCCTGTTCGACGAGCGAAAAAGCCTCGAGCAGTATATCATGGCGTGCATGGACGAGGTAGCGCCCAACCTGTCGGACGTGCTTGGCCCCCTGCTTGGCGCCCGGCTGATCGCCCGGGCCGGCGGCCTCGAGAGGCTGGCAAAGCTGCCTGCAGGCTCCATCCAGGTGATGGGCGCCGGTGAAGCGCTCTTCAAGCACATCCGGGAAGGGACTCCGTCTCCGAAGCATGGCTTCATCTACCGACACCCGATGATCAGCGGCGCCCCTAAGAGACTCAGGGGTAAGATGTCCCGCATGATCGCCGGCCGTGCCACAATTGCAGCGAGAGTCGACGCATATTCTGGGGAGCGCTTAGATCTCGGCTCCGATGTCCGGGCACGGGCAACGCGGCTGAGGGGCGGACAGAGGAGGCCGAAAGCATGAATGAGATCACTGGAATCCGGTCAGCTGGCATTGACAACACCTTTTACCTGATCGCCGGCGAAGAGGAACTCCTGGCAACCCGTACCTCTTTCAGGCAGGACGCTGAGGAATTCGAAGGCAACTTTTACCGGCTTTGGAGTCCGGTGACGAGCAAGCTCTCCTCAATGATCATCAAGAACATGAAAATTCCTCTCCGGCGTACTTCCCGGGTGCTCTATTTAGGCGCCGCCAGCGGCACCACCGTGACCCACGTATCGGACATAGTCTCCGACGGAGTCGTCTTCGCGGTCGAGTTCGCCGCCAGGCCTGCCAGAGACCTGCTCACCGCCATCGAGCCCCGCACGAATGTTATCCCCATCATAGCAGACGCCCGGTACCCAGAAAAATACCCGCCGTTCATCGATCGTGTAGATTTCCTCTACCAGGACGTCGCCCAGCCAGATCAGGCGGCCATTGCGGTAGCCAATGCCGAAAAATATCTGCAGAAAGGCGGCCATATCGTTATAGCCATCAAAGCCCGGAGCATCAGCATCACCGAAGACCCGAAGGCAATCTTCCAGCGGGAGATCGACACGCTATCCTCTAAGTTCAAAGTTTTAGAGACAGTCTCGCTCGAGCCTCTGCACAAGGACCATCTGGCAGTCCTGTGCCGATACTAAAAACTACCAGAATTGATTGCACAGGCTCTCCTGAGACTGCAAAACGAACGCTGCGCTGTGCCGGCCATTATTACCAGGATACTCGTAAACAATTGTCTCTGTGTGCCCGTGAACGTTGTCGAACGCTGCGCTGTGCTAATCCACACAGATGCCACAGATTACGATTGATTCCACAGATTTCTCTGCTGAATCCACAGATACTACACGATATCACAGATAGAATACGTATTATTATTCGATTATCAATAGCAATCATAAGAGCAGTCGATCAGAATATTTTTTATATGAAATCGGTCAGAATCATCAGATTCTGCGTCATCTGAGCTATCCATTAGAAATCTGTGGAATCTGGCAGAATCATCAGATTCTGCATCATCCGTGGAATCTGTGTGGTTTGGCACAGCGCAGCGATCGGTATGCTGTCCTCACCACATGTACGCAATCAGGAATAGCACAGCGCAGCGTTCGCAATTATTAAAAAAGTTATTTTAAGAAGTGTCGAGGGTGATAAGCTCATTCTTGATGAGCCTGTTGATGAACTTCAGCAGCCTCTTCTCAACGTCTTTTTCGCTGCTCTTGGTGCGCTTGACGACAATCTCCTTGATCTCTTCTACGGTGTTCTTGCCGTCGCAGAGTTCCCAGACCATGGAGCCCATGGGGTTGAACCGGAAGCTGCGTTCGTCGGGTATGTCAATGAACCGGCCGAGGATTTTCATCACGGCAGTCTTTTTATAGGGCAGATACAGCTTGATGACATCCGAGTTGAGCCTTTCCCAGTCAACTTTATCGTTGCGGACCGGCCTGGACTGCATGTACTTTTTGTAAGGGATCTTTGCGCCGTTTCCCTTGATAGCCACGAATCCTGCCATATAGTCAAACAGAAGCGCTTATCGGCTAAATATCTTTCTTATCGCCCTGCGGGCAGACAGAGTTCTCCGCCGGCAAAGCGTGCTGCGGGGTCGCAGTTGCAGCAGTTTCAAGTGAGTGGACTGCTTCAGCAGCCTCATGTGTTTGAACTGCTTCAGCAGTCTCACGTGAGTTAACTGCTGCTGCTATCTCTGAAAGTAGCTGATCCTCTGTCTTATTCTCTGTCTGTATGCCCATTTTCCGGGCGATGTCCAGCACCTTGTCGGAGGGTGGCCTTCTAACGGGTTTAGATACCAGGGCATTCTGCTGCTGATTCAGCTCCCTTTCGAACTCGCGCTGGGCTTTTTTAATCTCTGCGTAGATCTTGCCAAGCTCCCGCAGGTATTGCGGTAGCTTATCCGGGCCGAAAAGTAAGAGGGCTACGATGCCTATCAGGATCAGAGAGTCAAAGCCGACCATGTGGGTGCCAGAGTATACTGGGTTTGCTGATTATAAATAGTTTGATCATAGGGCTGATCGTAGAGTACACGGAAGCCCTTAATGTCAATCTGTTAATCCAGATCTGGAAGAAGCCTACGGTAACCTGAGACTGCTATAAAAGAAAAAAGAGTTTTTAAAAATTTTTAGTCTATTTTTTGTCTATAAGGTGACAGGCTACGAAGTGCTCGCCGCCGATGTCCTTGAACTCGGGCTCGACCTTGTCGCAGATGTCCATCCTGTGCCTGCACCTGGTGTGGAACCGGCAGCCTTTGGGCGGGTTGATCGGCGTCGGGACGTCTCCCTCGAGGATGATCCTCTTAGTCTTTATTGAAGGATCTGGCACCGGTATAGCCGATAATAGTGCCTGGGTATAGGGGTGCATCGGCTCTGCGAACAGGTCGTCCGTTTTTGCAGACTCGACAATTTTGCCCAG harbors:
- a CDS encoding NOP5/NOP56 family protein, producing MNVWFGEEAGDGWKIAGTTPEELAAYASRAESTRPTGSPDFERIAIDAGLCSSPAEYLRLMHDTAMLVARSRIQALLSARDADIVQSIKALDTIHDAYNEVSERLTEWYGIHYPDRKARPQEIITSILSLAPGEVPPGAPLTAGDIAAMQGFAKVAQALFDERKSLEQYIMACMDEVAPNLSDVLGPLLGARLIARAGGLERLAKLPAGSIQVMGAGEALFKHIREGTPSPKHGFIYRHPMISGAPKRLRGKMSRMIAGRATIAARVDAYSGERLDLGSDVRARATRLRGGQRRPKA
- a CDS encoding fibrillarin-like rRNA/tRNA 2'-O-methyltransferase: MNEITGIRSAGIDNTFYLIAGEEELLATRTSFRQDAEEFEGNFYRLWSPVTSKLSSMIIKNMKIPLRRTSRVLYLGAASGTTVTHVSDIVSDGVVFAVEFAARPARDLLTAIEPRTNVIPIIADARYPEKYPPFIDRVDFLYQDVAQPDQAAIAVANAEKYLQKGGHIVIAIKARSISITEDPKAIFQREIDTLSSKFKVLETVSLEPLHKDHLAVLCRY
- a CDS encoding PqqD family protein yields the protein MAGFVAIKGNGAKIPYKKYMQSRPVRNDKVDWERLNSDVIKLYLPYKKTAVMKILGRFIDIPDERSFRFNPMGSMVWELCDGKNTVEEIKEIVVKRTKSSEKDVEKRLLKFINRLIKNELITLDTS
- a CDS encoding Sec-independent protein translocase subunit TatA/TatB, with product MVGFDSLILIGIVALLLFGPDKLPQYLRELGKIYAEIKKAQREFERELNQQQNALVSKPVRRPPSDKVLDIARKMGIQTENKTEDQLLSEIAAAVNSRETAEAVQTHEAAEAVHSLETAATATPQHALPAENSVCPQGDKKDI